ATCATCTTCAAAATGCTTTGAGTCGGGCGATGAATTTGCCTGGAGCAATGGGGGCAGATTTATTGCAAGGGATGACCGTTCCTTTGGACGTCACAGACAACACTGCCAATAACCCCAGCTCTGCTGCCATCCTGAGAATGTTAAGCGATTTATCAGACGAACTTCGCCGTTCCATCGACTTCTACTTAAACCAGGGTGAAAATTTAGATATTACGCAAGTCTTTGTATCAGGGCCAGGGGCCAGTTTAGGACAAATTGATGAATTTTTAACCCAGCGTTTAGGACTGACTACGACATTAGTCGATCCAATCAGTACGCTCGGCATTCAAAATTCAGATAGTATTCCGATGGCTCAACGTCCTGCGTTAAGTGTTGTTATGGGTCTTGGGATGCGGGAGGTATAAGTGCATGTATTCAATTGATATCAACCTATTAAATGACCGTCCAGAATATGGTCAACAAGTTGTCTCTTCTGCCAACTATGACAGTGATGATAAAACACCACTCTTTATTGGTTTAGGTGTGGGTGCAGCAGCATTAGGCTTAGTCTTAGTTGGCTTTGGCGTCACGTCATTCTTGAATCAGCAATTAGTAGCTGAAGAAGAGAATTTAGATAGTGAACTCGCTCAGCTAGCGCCAAAGTTGGCGGAAGTTGATGATCTAAAAGCTCAAGAGCAGCAAGTTAAAGCTGAAACAAAAGCTTTAGCAACGATCTTTAACCAAATCAAGCCTTGGTCAGCAACCTTGCAAGACATCCGCGATCGTGTTCCACCCACCTTGCAGGTGATAAAAATTCAGCAAAAGGCTGTAACGCCCCCTGCACAGACGGGACAACCTAATACAACCCCCGTTGCCGCTTTATCGGCACCGACACAGTTGACGATTACCGGCAACGCCATTTCCTTCAACGATGTCAATGACTTTGTATTGACTTTGAGAAAGTCACCCTTCCTCACCGTTGCACAGACACAGCTAGAGTCATCCGAGCGCAAAACAAATGATAAGACTAAGGTCTCTTTAGTTCAACATCAATTAAAAACCACGATCAATGATGTTCCAGCGTCCGAATTACTACAAATTCTGAACGCAAAAGGTGCATCTGGATTAGCTGCCCGGATTGGGGCACTGAAGCAAAAAGGAGTAATGAATCCATGACGGCCACTGGCGGATTTGCAAGAGAAGATGAACTCTTGGGACCTTCTTATCCCACTTTATTTGGGATCACTTTCACCCCCACGGTATCAGGAATCTTGGCAGCTGTTGTCGGTGTAGGCCTAGCGGCATATGTCGGAACTCAGCTTGTCTCACCAAAGATTACTGAATACCAAGGGCTCCAAGAATCTGTTGAGCAGAAAAAAACAGATTTAGAACAAAAAGAAGCAACGACTCAACGAGTAGATGAGATTGTTGCGCGGCTTAATCGCGCAAAGCGAGAAAATAGCGAGGTTCGCACTCTTTTCTCAGATCAGCAAGCATTGGATACATTGCTCTTAGATTTAAATCGCGTCATTGTTTCTAGTAATGCTGAACTACAGACATTTAAGCCTGATTACAGTTCGTCTGGCACTGTGACCGAT
The Acaryochloris marina S15 genome window above contains:
- a CDS encoding PilN domain-containing protein, whose translation is MYSIDINLLNDRPEYGQQVVSSANYDSDDKTPLFIGLGVGAAALGLVLVGFGVTSFLNQQLVAEEENLDSELAQLAPKLAEVDDLKAQEQQVKAETKALATIFNQIKPWSATLQDIRDRVPPTLQVIKIQQKAVTPPAQTGQPNTTPVAALSAPTQLTITGNAISFNDVNDFVLTLRKSPFLTVAQTQLESSERKTNDKTKVSLVQHQLKTTINDVPASELLQILNAKGASGLAARIGALKQKGVMNP
- a CDS encoding type 4a pilus biogenesis protein PilO, encoding MTATGGFAREDELLGPSYPTLFGITFTPTVSGILAAVVGVGLAAYVGTQLVSPKITEYQGLQESVEQKKTDLEQKEATTQRVDEIVARLNRAKRENSEVRTLFSDQQALDTLLLDLNRVIVSSNAELQTFKPDYSSSGTVTDSSLGASLNSKIKRQVTAVSFQGTFNQTLQIMQAIDRLQTVLVVRDLSMELQKPTDFGPRNLVKSTFNLHAYVPLSAEEAAAAQAAAAKAKPEATTN